In the genome of Kazachstania africana CBS 2517 chromosome 6, complete genome, the window ACCCCCACATAACTATAACACCATATTCgaatataaataaatcagGTTGTTTATCGCTGACGTTAATTTCTCCACCTTCGTCATCCAATCTAATTAGATCATCATGTGCAAATCTTTTATCCCCCCTCCAATCATTATAAATAAACGGAGTAAAAAGACattcatcaaataatttggGATGTGTAAAATGTATTTTCTTGGAGTTTTTAATCCATCTGATCAACTCTCTCATATTATAACTACTCGCTGTACAATATGCAGTACATCTAGGTAACAAATGTCTATGCGCTTTACCTAATTTCTGAGCATCGATCCTTGCAGGTTTATCTTTAATTCTATTCACCTGAGAATAGACTTCTCTGTCTTCATCATTGACGGTAATCCCAGAATCAATACTACTCTCTTTTGCAAAGGCCTCCTCAGGTAGCagtttcaatttttgtgCTGTTCTTGACGTTCTTTGTGCACCCACCCTACTATTGGGCTTAGTATGAAATCTAGAAGAACCTGTAGAATCTGACTGACTTGCCCCGATTTGAGTCAACGTCTCATCCTTTGTGGGTTTTGGgatatatttcaatttcttttcagatTGCATACTGGCCGGATGTTCATTTTCTAACAGTGGCTGTCGTTCGTTATCACTGACAATATTACCATCGGGGATAGCATCTCCctctttcaaaatattcgtACTATCCttataattattattaatacCTTTAAGATTATTAATACTACCCGTACTTTCACTATTCATTGCAAATATCGTATCAGCTCCATATAAGTTATCTTTATAAGACCAATTAATTACTCCACACGTTCTTTTCAGGTGCTTCTCACTATTTGTAGAAACTTCTAATGATAACCT includes:
- the RMD1 gene encoding Rmd1p (similar to Saccharomyces cerevisiae RMD1 (YDL001W); ancestral locus Anc_3.209) → MNSESTGSINNLKGINNNYKDSTNILKEGDAIPDGNIVSDNERQPLLENEHPASMQSEKKLKYIPKPTKDETLTQIGASQSDSTGSSRFHTKPNSRVGAQRTSRTAQKLKLLPEEAFAKESSIDSGITVNDEDREVYSQVNRIKDKPARIDAQKLGKAHRHLLPRCTAYCTASSYNMRELIRWIKNSKKIHFTHPKLFDECLFTPFIYNDWRGDKRFAHDDLIRLDDEGGEINVSDKQPDLFIFEYGVIVMWGFTEREEKAFLNDIERFEKEKLAEEDVQVEEFNYYVTQSYQPRIYNDFITLRNGSNYMTKLSISHAIAQSVKISLFEELVDNTIEDTEDIPQQIASSGKVSMSKEDIMRSIGELFILRININLHGSVLDSPDIMWSEPQLEPIYQATRGYLEINQRVELLNQRLEVVSDLLQMLKEQLGHSQEEYLEFIVIILVGVEVLISVINIAVDMIANKR